The following are encoded together in the Arcticibacterium luteifluviistationis genome:
- a CDS encoding metallophosphoesterase: MKIVTFIIGLLVSFSLMGQEITRGPFLQSARQDGLIIKWRSNAVQVFQLKYGLQESKLDSSKNITGFIDFEANLVGLSPATLYYYSITNSENKIVRGSFKTLPLASSTNKLSFVALGDCGTGTPAQKEVLKQVKNYYQDKPIDGMLLLGDNAYNFGFDREYQSNFFSVYQDDLLRKTVLWPTPGNHDYADRPWPNDFGERPDYFNIFKLPSEGESGGLTSNSEAYYSFDVGNVHFVSLDSYGQEDGQRMSNLLGKQAKWLQEDLTANKLEWTVVFFHHPPFSKGSHDSDKEQELIDIRTNLVPIFDKYGVDLVLTGHSHTYERSYLLNGFNGTEAEFDKEKHTISSSSAKYNQQENSCPYLKKDVGTVYMVAGTGGWVGGKSEGYPHDAMHFSDSDETGAVIIEVEDNVFTVKYLTSKGITLDNFVMVKSESTTENLSIACGETLTLKTNWSDNSLLKNYNPGLTTAPLFQDTLISISDTQGCLTQHFQVEVNQLPVPIANANSPILENQDLHLSSQASSDGILTWEGPNNFKSNEPNPTLKNVTTKEAGIYVLKEKIRGCVSETAIEVIINPVLKTETPLAMLIVSPNPSESRFKILFNPIKPATYNFQFYTLSGQLLYEETHDINSTAGFELAIDAQKIGINQRQIILKVSSESYNQSKLISTF; the protein is encoded by the coding sequence ATGAAAATCGTCACTTTCATAATTGGTCTTCTAGTTAGTTTCTCCCTTATGGGGCAAGAGATTACTAGAGGACCTTTTTTACAATCTGCAAGGCAAGATGGCCTGATTATAAAGTGGCGTTCAAATGCTGTCCAAGTTTTCCAGCTAAAATATGGGCTTCAAGAAAGTAAACTAGACAGCTCTAAGAATATTACAGGTTTCATTGATTTTGAAGCTAATTTAGTAGGGCTTTCTCCTGCTACGTTGTATTATTATTCCATCACTAATTCTGAAAACAAAATCGTAAGGGGCTCCTTTAAAACATTACCATTAGCTAGCAGCACAAATAAGCTAAGCTTTGTAGCTTTGGGCGACTGCGGCACTGGTACGCCAGCCCAAAAAGAAGTACTCAAACAAGTCAAAAATTACTACCAAGATAAGCCTATAGACGGCATGCTTTTGCTAGGGGACAATGCCTATAATTTTGGTTTTGACCGAGAGTATCAATCCAACTTTTTCTCTGTTTATCAAGATGATTTGTTGAGAAAAACGGTTTTATGGCCCACTCCAGGCAATCATGACTATGCGGATAGGCCCTGGCCAAATGATTTTGGCGAAAGACCTGATTACTTTAACATTTTTAAATTACCTAGTGAAGGAGAATCGGGCGGCCTCACATCAAACAGTGAAGCCTATTATTCTTTTGATGTAGGAAATGTACATTTTGTTTCTTTAGATTCTTACGGACAAGAAGACGGTCAAAGAATGTCAAACCTGTTAGGAAAACAGGCCAAATGGCTTCAAGAGGATTTGACTGCAAATAAACTTGAATGGACAGTGGTTTTCTTTCATCATCCTCCTTTTTCTAAAGGTTCGCATGATTCTGACAAAGAACAAGAACTGATTGACATTAGAACTAACCTTGTTCCTATTTTTGACAAATACGGAGTCGATTTGGTTTTGACAGGGCACTCCCACACCTATGAAAGGTCATATTTACTAAATGGGTTTAATGGCACCGAGGCTGAATTTGATAAAGAAAAACATACTATAAGTAGCTCTTCCGCCAAATATAATCAGCAAGAGAATTCCTGTCCTTATTTAAAAAAAGACGTTGGTACAGTTTATATGGTAGCTGGAACCGGTGGATGGGTAGGCGGCAAGTCTGAAGGCTACCCGCATGATGCCATGCACTTTTCAGATTCAGATGAAACTGGTGCAGTAATTATTGAGGTAGAAGACAACGTTTTCACGGTCAAATATCTTACGTCAAAAGGCATTACTCTTGATAATTTTGTAATGGTAAAGTCGGAAAGCACTACTGAAAATTTAAGCATCGCCTGCGGTGAAACTTTGACATTAAAAACTAACTGGTCAGATAACTCTCTGTTAAAAAATTATAACCCTGGGCTTACAACAGCACCTCTATTCCAAGATACTCTTATAAGTATTTCTGATACACAAGGTTGTTTAACACAGCATTTCCAAGTTGAGGTTAATCAACTTCCAGTACCAATAGCCAACGCTAACTCCCCTATCCTAGAAAACCAAGATCTACATTTAAGCTCTCAGGCTAGCAGCGATGGCATACTTACCTGGGAAGGTCCAAACAACTTTAAAAGCAACGAGCCGAATCCTACATTGAAAAATGTTACTACAAAAGAGGCTGGTATTTATGTACTAAAAGAAAAAATAAGAGGCTGCGTGAGCGAAACAGCTATTGAGGTAATAATTAATCCCGTTTTAAAAACGGAAACACCTTTGGCAATGCTTATTGTCTCTCCTAACCCCTCTGAAAGTAGATTTAAAATCTTGTTTAATCCGATTAAACCTGCCACATATAATTTCCAATTTTACACCCTATCAGGGCAGTTGCTTTATGAAGAAACACATGACATCAATTCAACTGCAGGGTTTGAACTAGCCATAGATGCTCAAAAAATTGGCATCAACCAAAGACAGATAATTTTAAAAGTTAGCTCCGAAAGCTATAATCAAAGCAAGTTAATCTCCACTTTCTAG
- a CDS encoding sugar phosphate isomerase/epimerase family protein: MNLNRRLFLATVLSGFVQMSFKKGRKLCFSTLGCPDWTWEEIINNAEKYGYKGIEIRGIGAEIDILKSPVFSKAMLKESKRRAEDSGIEIVNINPSSKLHETDVQKRKANIDEVKNYVDLAVELDCPFVRVFPDKFAFKNDKQKSLNLISEGLQEVNEYANGSGVKVLLDCHGDLVLSNDIKQVMNEQPANSSGIIWDYFNMHYQTEESAATMVKALKPYIEFVQIKDGSFTNRTTHEYFLPGQGQVPIDKVLKELDKIKYKGFISLEWEKRWHPELPNLEKALPVFSKVVNA, translated from the coding sequence ATGAATTTAAATAGAAGACTTTTTTTAGCTACGGTTTTGTCTGGTTTTGTTCAAATGTCTTTTAAGAAAGGCCGGAAACTCTGCTTTTCTACTTTAGGTTGCCCAGATTGGACTTGGGAGGAGATTATAAACAATGCTGAAAAATATGGATATAAAGGCATAGAAATAAGAGGTATCGGAGCTGAGATTGATATTCTGAAAAGTCCAGTTTTTTCCAAAGCAATGCTAAAAGAGTCGAAGAGAAGGGCAGAAGATAGCGGTATTGAAATTGTCAATATCAATCCATCTTCCAAGTTACATGAAACAGATGTTCAGAAACGAAAAGCAAATATTGACGAAGTTAAAAACTATGTTGATTTAGCTGTGGAGCTTGATTGCCCTTTCGTAAGGGTTTTTCCTGATAAGTTTGCTTTCAAAAATGATAAACAAAAATCGCTAAACTTAATAAGTGAAGGACTGCAAGAAGTCAATGAATATGCAAATGGAAGTGGCGTTAAAGTATTATTAGATTGCCATGGCGACTTAGTTTTGTCAAATGACATTAAGCAGGTTATGAATGAGCAGCCGGCTAATAGTTCTGGTATAATCTGGGATTATTTTAATATGCATTATCAGACAGAGGAGTCGGCGGCTACTATGGTGAAAGCTTTAAAACCTTATATAGAGTTTGTCCAGATTAAAGACGGAAGTTTTACAAATAGAACGACACATGAATATTTTTTGCCAGGGCAAGGTCAAGTTCCAATTGATAAAGTTTTGAAGGAACTAGATAAAATCAAGTACAAGGGTTTTATCAGTTTAGAATGGGAGAAAAGATGGCATCCAGAGTTGCCGAATTTAGAGAAAGCATTACCAGTTTTTAGTAAAGTTGTTAATGCTTAG
- a CDS encoding hydroxypyruvate isomerase family protein, translating to MNTSRRNAIKALGTVAATSLAGGAIANENLIKPKVELKNNIKHSVCRWCYGSIDFEELCQGVKDIGMASIELTGPEEWPILKKYGLTAAIGWGAWPKGTGLSNFFCNPKNDDTLVAFYEDLIPKAKEAGIKQLICFSGNREGMNDYVGMMNCANVIRRLIPTCEKYDIILSMELLSSRDSHRDYMCDHIDWGVSLCEMVNSDHFKLLYDIFHMQSMHGDHIRNIRKYGKYISHYHTGGMPGRKEIDNTQEIYYPAVVKALIDSGYKGFLGQEFIPTPKDKAGMLASLERCVKICDV from the coding sequence ATGAATACATCTAGAAGAAATGCCATTAAGGCCTTGGGCACTGTGGCGGCTACCTCGTTAGCTGGAGGAGCAATTGCAAACGAAAATTTAATCAAACCAAAAGTGGAACTTAAGAATAACATAAAGCACTCTGTGTGTAGATGGTGCTATGGCTCTATTGATTTTGAAGAATTATGTCAAGGTGTAAAAGACATCGGGATGGCTTCAATTGAACTTACTGGTCCTGAAGAATGGCCAATATTGAAAAAGTATGGTTTAACTGCAGCCATAGGTTGGGGGGCTTGGCCTAAAGGCACTGGCCTGAGTAACTTCTTTTGTAATCCTAAAAACGACGATACCCTTGTTGCTTTTTACGAAGATTTAATACCTAAAGCTAAAGAGGCTGGTATAAAACAGCTTATCTGTTTTTCAGGAAATAGAGAAGGCATGAACGATTACGTGGGCATGATGAACTGTGCCAATGTTATAAGGCGATTGATTCCTACTTGCGAAAAATACGACATCATTCTTTCAATGGAATTGTTAAGCTCACGTGATAGCCACAGAGATTACATGTGTGATCACATAGACTGGGGCGTTTCTCTTTGCGAAATGGTAAATTCAGACCACTTTAAATTACTTTATGATATTTTCCATATGCAAAGTATGCATGGTGATCATATCAGAAATATTAGAAAATATGGTAAGTATATCAGCCATTATCATACAGGTGGAATGCCAGGCAGAAAAGAAATTGACAATACGCAAGAAATTTATTACCCAGCTGTAGTAAAAGCATTGATAGATTCTGGCTACAAAGGCTTTTTAGGTCAAGAATTTATTCCAACACCTAAAGACAAAGCTGGCATGTTAGCATCACTTGAAAGATGCGTTAAGATTTGTGATGTTTGA
- a CDS encoding OmpA family protein gives MIKAKLLILCFLTFQFVWVHGQSENSRFSISPHIGLGVLLPGSQKATEGNERMNYMWRFYNIGYTTNNQGQKSFNFKTTNRIGVNLNYRLSQSIDLSLGGTRINYVSAYNPSLNFDFQGQHVQAFIDDFNYLSLNFGVKYRAYNLYYVFQGNFIPNVNGFYERRTSKQASNNVASGEYTNESGTGLKFNTLVSNDLKYGLYFGIGQEMFLDGNTEFELGFSFALQPLYTEEIGFYRGGSLIGRNRNNRLINGIFVGIKQSFNFRKKEKRPKPIKKKEPKVKVNEDSFEIGEREVRIGEDLVMDEIQFEQSSSELDYFSQQSLNSIYAFLLRYPKSKIEISGHTSSEGDRGANIELSEIRAEACKDYLISKGINGRRIRTIGLGPDRPISRKEEELNRRVEVKILSME, from the coding sequence GTGATTAAAGCCAAACTTCTAATTCTTTGTTTTCTGACATTTCAATTTGTCTGGGTACATGGTCAGTCTGAAAACTCACGTTTTAGTATTAGTCCACATATTGGCTTGGGTGTACTGCTTCCTGGCTCACAAAAAGCAACCGAAGGAAATGAAAGAATGAACTACATGTGGCGGTTTTATAATATTGGTTACACCACAAATAATCAAGGACAAAAATCTTTCAATTTTAAAACGACCAATAGAATAGGCGTTAATTTGAATTATAGGCTATCGCAAAGCATTGACCTATCACTCGGTGGAACAAGAATAAATTACGTGAGTGCCTATAACCCCAGCTTGAATTTTGATTTTCAGGGGCAGCATGTGCAGGCCTTTATTGATGATTTTAACTACCTGAGTTTAAATTTTGGCGTAAAATATAGAGCCTATAATCTTTACTACGTTTTTCAGGGGAATTTTATTCCCAACGTTAATGGCTTTTATGAGAGACGGACCTCAAAGCAAGCCTCTAATAATGTAGCGTCAGGGGAATACACCAATGAAAGCGGCACTGGTTTAAAGTTTAACACCTTGGTTTCTAATGACCTTAAATACGGGCTTTATTTTGGTATAGGGCAAGAGATGTTTTTAGACGGTAACACCGAGTTCGAACTGGGTTTTAGTTTTGCCCTACAGCCGCTTTATACAGAAGAAATTGGTTTTTATCGAGGAGGTTCATTGATTGGTAGAAATAGAAACAACAGACTTATAAACGGAATATTTGTTGGGATTAAACAGTCGTTTAATTTTAGAAAAAAAGAGAAAAGACCTAAACCAATTAAAAAGAAGGAGCCAAAAGTTAAAGTAAACGAAGATAGCTTTGAAATAGGAGAAAGGGAGGTAAGAATAGGGGAAGATCTTGTTATGGATGAAATTCAGTTTGAGCAATCGTCATCTGAATTAGATTATTTCAGTCAGCAAAGTTTGAATTCCATTTATGCGTTTTTATTAAGGTACCCTAAATCAAAAATTGAAATAAGCGGGCACACTTCATCAGAAGGTGATAGAGGGGCGAATATTGAACTTTCGGAAATACGAGCGGAGGCTTGTAAAGACTATTTGATAAGCAAAGGAATAAACGGAAGGCGAATCAGAACCATAGGGCTAGGTCCAGACAGACCAATTTCAAGAAAAGAAGAGGAACTCAATAGGCGTGTGGAGGTTAAGATTTTAAGTATGGAGTAA
- a CDS encoding family 16 glycoside hydrolase — MKKNALGLLLLGSINLLYAQEKILADDLSGFSNQEKNWSIAGAATANPFLDNNLESTPGKGVLVNIHEHGTYGGQYELVSDFTHGDLDISFDFMMAKGSNSGIYLQGNYEIQLFDSWGKKNPIYGDCGGIYQRWDESKPEGQKGYEGYAPRINAAKAPGLWQHMDISFQAAKFDAKGNKTANAQMLSIKLNGMLIHENVELSGVTRGAMTAKDVAKGPLRLQGDHGSLALKNIVISNFDKPSARFENLSYAVSYAPYDPSADPKNLAIDDSGELKELSWEFMKQRNEYSYTIKGDFIAPANGKYTFNQFSSANNTLSIDGKEILANKYTGPNDERTGEVELKAGKHSLEIYNAKYDGWMSPTLGLFVTGPGFRKVALHSPSSMFGNKASDPILIDAKTNTNLRSFMDFDKGDEKIRIVHAISVGTPENIHFTYDLDKGAIFQFWRGDFLDATPMWDSRGDGSSRPRGSLTLLNNDLTLSKTALAWPKDTVGTSYKPKGYTIDENNMPTFVYEIYGSKVSDKIRVKDGKNFERIITVDGSKDLFAKLTSASKIEKLSDNLYAIDNKSWYIKLDPNASVIISTNGDKKELKVAVKDQLTYELLF, encoded by the coding sequence ATGAAAAAAAATGCTCTCGGGCTACTCCTATTAGGGAGTATCAACCTCCTATATGCTCAGGAAAAAATCTTAGCTGATGACCTTTCTGGGTTTTCTAATCAAGAAAAAAACTGGAGTATTGCAGGTGCTGCCACCGCCAATCCTTTTCTCGACAACAACCTTGAATCTACTCCGGGTAAAGGAGTTTTGGTCAACATTCATGAACACGGTACATATGGTGGTCAATATGAATTAGTATCAGATTTTACACATGGCGACCTTGATATCTCTTTTGATTTCATGATGGCCAAAGGCTCTAACTCGGGCATTTATCTTCAAGGAAACTATGAGATTCAATTGTTTGATAGTTGGGGAAAGAAAAACCCTATCTACGGCGACTGCGGTGGTATTTATCAAAGATGGGACGAAAGTAAGCCTGAAGGTCAAAAAGGCTATGAAGGTTACGCTCCTAGAATAAATGCAGCTAAAGCACCAGGTTTATGGCAGCACATGGACATATCTTTTCAAGCTGCAAAGTTTGACGCAAAAGGAAACAAGACGGCTAACGCTCAAATGCTTTCTATTAAACTTAATGGCATGTTGATTCATGAGAATGTAGAGCTTTCTGGCGTAACCAGAGGTGCTATGACTGCCAAAGATGTTGCAAAAGGTCCACTTAGACTTCAAGGTGACCATGGCTCATTGGCTCTTAAGAATATCGTAATAAGCAACTTTGACAAGCCTAGTGCTCGTTTTGAAAACTTATCTTACGCAGTTTCTTACGCTCCTTATGACCCAAGTGCCGACCCTAAAAACTTGGCTATTGATGATTCAGGTGAATTAAAAGAACTGTCATGGGAATTCATGAAACAGCGTAACGAATACTCTTATACTATTAAAGGAGATTTCATTGCCCCAGCAAACGGAAAGTATACTTTCAATCAGTTTTCATCTGCCAATAACACATTGAGCATTGATGGAAAAGAGATTTTGGCTAATAAATATACAGGTCCAAATGACGAAAGAACTGGTGAAGTTGAGCTGAAAGCTGGAAAGCATTCTTTAGAAATTTATAACGCTAAGTATGACGGCTGGATGAGTCCAACACTTGGTCTTTTTGTAACAGGCCCAGGCTTCAGAAAAGTGGCTCTTCACTCTCCAAGCTCTATGTTTGGGAATAAAGCTTCTGACCCAATTTTGATTGATGCCAAAACCAATACAAACCTTAGAAGTTTTATGGATTTTGACAAAGGCGATGAGAAAATAAGAATTGTTCATGCGATAAGCGTGGGTACACCAGAAAACATTCATTTCACATATGACTTGGACAAAGGTGCTATATTCCAATTTTGGAGAGGAGACTTTCTAGACGCTACGCCAATGTGGGATAGCAGAGGGGATGGTTCTTCAAGGCCAAGAGGTTCTTTAACACTTTTAAACAACGATTTGACTCTTAGTAAAACAGCATTGGCTTGGCCAAAAGATACGGTAGGCACTAGCTACAAACCAAAAGGTTACACGATAGATGAGAACAACATGCCAACTTTCGTTTACGAAATTTATGGCTCTAAGGTTAGTGACAAAATCAGGGTTAAAGACGGAAAGAACTTTGAAAGAATCATTACAGTAGATGGCTCAAAAGACTTGTTTGCAAAACTGACTAGTGCTTCCAAAATTGAAAAACTGTCTGATAACTTATATGCTATTGATAATAAAAGCTGGTACATAAAACTGGACCCGAATGCTTCTGTTATTATCAGCACCAATGGCGATAAAAAAGAGCTAAAGGTTGCGGTGAAAGACCAATTGACTTACGAGCTATTATTCTAA
- a CDS encoding PVC-type heme-binding CxxCH protein translates to MKYFSLFILIILASCEKPNATYFDQSPELQKALADFEIMDGFNIEIVAAEPLISDPVAMEIDENGDWWVAEMPGYPLDLTKTGKIKKLIDTDGDGLPDKSEVFADSLTLPMGLMKWEDGLLVADAPDVTFLADKDNDGKADVKKAMLTGFSLSNPQHNMNTPKFGIDNWIYVAHSGAINSFAYEHVFSDKGSEIRFPNEPNSPKLARNADGRNVRFKPKSLELETLSGESQYGHTTDEWGHRFYTDNANHLFHEVMDARYVNANPNLAIEEAMEKFSDHGNAAKVFPITQNPNHQLLTDVGQITSSCGITWYDGGAFGSNFENTTLVGEPVHNLVHIDHIETDGATFSGKRVLENKEFLASKDPWFRPVFFYVGPDGALYVVDYYRQIVEHPEWMSDEVNESGALYEGTKKGRIYRITPKDGLKMDWMSALNLGENSTEELTKLLSHKNGWYRRTAQRLLFQRGDHTAATFLHKIINEENEKAKIPALWLLHDWQELTSDDLESALAAKESGVRENALQLADRVWSNPDFQTEELKAAILKTANDPSERVRFQWLCSSAFFDFPEVKELKSTILKNDVEDKWVGIAAIASSAGSEEILFQNAVRDFGTKPSSNKSEFFAHLAATISKKDGANLITKILDAKGDNNSWWQAAMLSGISSMQAYSSPKTLKNLEQELLLSTFLASQNQELRKSIIRTFDVSKVSNTLNTASIYVKMKENSNIDFQIDGMSLLSTLGEPKIKAKILENILTGENEKLQLASIKALSNTLSSPELASINKKYADLTSSSKKAWIAYLLNNENKVSELIKQVELGNIAKADIEWPQIVELMNYYDTNIRDYAREVFAINEDRKAVLQNYLPAADMKGNAENGKKLFTQNCAICHQIDGKDGTAFGPDLATLKSRNKHSIITEIINPNNSIADKYGQWNIETNDGNHLTGIIVSESENSLSLKTLGGQTENIAKASIKSRQIAKQSAMPNGLEGAISQEGMSDILALIKGE, encoded by the coding sequence ATGAAATACTTCTCTCTGTTTATCCTAATTATTTTAGCATCCTGCGAAAAGCCAAACGCCACTTATTTCGACCAAAGTCCTGAACTTCAAAAAGCTTTGGCAGATTTTGAAATAATGGATGGATTCAATATTGAAATAGTAGCAGCCGAACCCCTTATTTCAGACCCTGTCGCCATGGAAATTGACGAAAACGGAGATTGGTGGGTAGCAGAAATGCCTGGATATCCTTTGGATTTAACTAAAACAGGAAAAATCAAAAAATTGATAGATACTGATGGTGATGGCTTGCCAGACAAAAGCGAAGTTTTTGCCGATAGCCTTACATTACCAATGGGCTTGATGAAATGGGAAGATGGACTTTTGGTGGCAGATGCTCCAGACGTAACCTTCCTAGCTGATAAAGACAATGACGGTAAAGCCGATGTCAAAAAAGCTATGCTTACGGGCTTTTCACTTTCCAATCCGCAGCATAATATGAATACGCCTAAGTTTGGGATTGACAATTGGATATATGTAGCTCACTCAGGTGCCATAAATTCATTTGCTTATGAACATGTCTTTAGCGATAAAGGCTCTGAAATCAGATTCCCAAACGAACCAAATTCTCCAAAATTAGCTAGAAATGCAGATGGAAGAAATGTCCGTTTCAAACCAAAGTCACTAGAACTAGAAACCCTCTCTGGCGAGTCGCAATATGGCCACACAACCGATGAATGGGGACATCGATTTTATACAGATAACGCCAATCACCTTTTCCATGAAGTGATGGACGCTCGCTATGTGAATGCAAATCCAAATTTGGCCATAGAGGAAGCCATGGAGAAGTTTTCTGACCATGGAAATGCTGCCAAAGTATTTCCAATTACTCAAAATCCGAATCATCAATTACTAACTGACGTAGGTCAAATAACATCTAGTTGCGGCATCACATGGTATGATGGTGGAGCATTTGGCTCAAACTTTGAAAATACCACTTTAGTTGGCGAGCCTGTTCATAATCTAGTTCACATAGACCATATAGAAACCGATGGGGCTACCTTTTCTGGAAAAAGAGTCTTGGAAAACAAAGAGTTTCTTGCCTCCAAAGACCCATGGTTCAGGCCCGTATTCTTTTATGTAGGACCTGATGGAGCCTTATATGTGGTAGATTATTATCGCCAAATAGTAGAACATCCAGAATGGATGAGTGATGAAGTGAATGAAAGCGGTGCCTTATATGAAGGAACTAAAAAAGGAAGAATTTACAGAATAACTCCAAAAGACGGGCTCAAAATGGACTGGATGAGTGCTTTGAATTTAGGAGAAAACTCCACAGAAGAACTGACCAAACTATTATCTCATAAGAATGGATGGTATAGAAGAACTGCACAGCGTCTTCTTTTTCAAAGAGGCGATCATACGGCTGCCACTTTTCTTCATAAAATTATAAATGAAGAAAATGAGAAAGCCAAAATCCCTGCATTATGGCTACTTCATGATTGGCAAGAATTAACAAGTGATGACCTAGAATCAGCTTTAGCAGCCAAAGAATCTGGTGTAAGAGAAAACGCATTACAGTTGGCTGATAGAGTTTGGTCAAATCCTGATTTTCAAACTGAAGAGCTTAAAGCGGCAATATTAAAAACGGCAAACGACCCTAGTGAAAGAGTTAGGTTTCAATGGCTATGTTCCTCCGCTTTTTTTGATTTCCCTGAGGTAAAAGAATTGAAATCAACTATTCTAAAAAATGATGTGGAAGATAAATGGGTAGGCATTGCCGCTATTGCCTCTTCGGCAGGTTCTGAAGAAATACTTTTTCAAAATGCTGTAAGAGATTTTGGAACCAAACCCTCAAGCAATAAAAGTGAGTTCTTCGCACATTTGGCTGCCACTATATCCAAAAAGGATGGTGCTAATTTAATTACTAAAATTCTGGACGCTAAAGGTGACAATAACAGTTGGTGGCAAGCCGCTATGCTTTCTGGAATTTCTTCCATGCAAGCATACAGCAGCCCAAAAACGCTAAAAAACCTGGAACAAGAACTGCTTTTAAGCACATTCTTAGCCAGTCAAAATCAAGAACTCAGAAAAAGTATCATACGTACTTTTGACGTAAGTAAGGTTTCAAATACCTTGAACACAGCTTCTATCTACGTCAAAATGAAAGAAAATAGTAATATCGACTTTCAAATAGATGGTATGAGTTTGCTTTCGACTTTAGGCGAGCCCAAAATCAAAGCTAAAATCCTTGAAAACATTCTTACCGGCGAAAATGAAAAATTACAGTTAGCCTCAATAAAAGCTCTGTCAAACACTTTAAGCAGCCCTGAATTGGCAAGTATTAATAAGAAATACGCCGATTTGACCAGCTCGTCTAAAAAGGCTTGGATAGCTTACTTATTGAATAATGAAAACAAAGTATCCGAATTAATAAAGCAGGTAGAGCTGGGCAACATTGCCAAAGCAGATATTGAATGGCCGCAAATAGTAGAATTGATGAATTACTATGACACCAATATTAGAGATTACGCTAGAGAAGTATTTGCTATTAATGAAGACCGAAAAGCCGTGTTGCAAAATTATTTGCCAGCCGCAGATATGAAAGGAAATGCAGAAAACGGAAAAAAACTGTTTACTCAAAATTGTGCCATTTGCCATCAAATTGACGGTAAAGACGGTACTGCTTTTGGCCCTGATTTAGCCACCCTAAAAAGTAGAAACAAGCATTCTATTATTACAGAAATCATAAACCCGAATAATTCTATTGCTGATAAATATGGTCAATGGAACATTGAAACGAATGATGGCAATCATCTAACAGGCATCATTGTTTCTGAAAGCGAAAATTCATTGAGTTTAAAAACACTTGGAGGGCAAACAGAAAATATAGCGAAGGCTTCTATAAAATCGCGTCAAATAGCCAAACAGTCGGCTATGCCAAACGGTTTAGAGGGTGCCATTTCGCAAGAAGGAATGTCGGATATTTTAGCTCTCATTAAAGGCGAATAA
- a CDS encoding NIPSNAP family protein produces MKLLLLFSMALIALNVDAKPDTRVYELRTYHCHEGKRADLIARFQNHTTRIFEKHGMTNVAYWLPTSPEMKNDLIYMLSYPSMEARQAAWKAFSTDPEWQKVAADSQINGKIVAAVDSKFLKMEPELTKKLKLKAKSPERIFELRSYYCLPGRYPNIVARFRDHTRDIFETHGIENIAYWGTIEKDDTQSHLVYIIAHESEAAAKNSWDAFRADPVWKKAQKASEEDGKIVEKVVSVMMAPLPFSKLR; encoded by the coding sequence ATGAAACTTTTACTCCTATTTTCTATGGCTCTAATAGCTCTAAATGTGGATGCCAAACCTGATACCCGAGTTTATGAACTACGTACATATCACTGTCATGAAGGCAAAAGGGCAGACCTTATAGCCCGCTTCCAAAATCATACTACGCGTATTTTTGAAAAACACGGTATGACAAACGTAGCTTACTGGTTGCCAACTTCACCAGAAATGAAGAATGACCTAATTTATATGCTGTCTTACCCTTCTATGGAAGCAAGACAAGCAGCATGGAAAGCTTTTTCTACCGACCCAGAATGGCAAAAAGTAGCTGCTGACTCTCAAATAAATGGAAAAATAGTGGCTGCGGTAGATTCTAAATTCCTAAAAATGGAGCCTGAATTGACAAAGAAACTAAAGCTGAAAGCCAAGTCTCCTGAGCGAATCTTTGAACTCCGTTCTTACTATTGCCTTCCAGGAAGATACCCAAACATTGTTGCTAGATTTAGAGACCATACTAGAGACATTTTTGAAACACATGGTATTGAAAACATAGCCTACTGGGGTACCATAGAAAAGGATGATACACAATCACATTTGGTATATATAATTGCCCATGAAAGTGAAGCTGCCGCCAAAAACTCTTGGGATGCATTCCGAGCTGACCCTGTATGGAAAAAAGCTCAAAAAGCTTCTGAAGAAGATGGTAAAATAGTAGAAAAAGTAGTTTCTGTAATGATGGCTCCACTGCCATTTTCAAAGCTTAGATAA